A region of Synergistota bacterium DNA encodes the following proteins:
- the hycI gene encoding hydrogenase maturation peptidase HycI has product MKKILLGVGNELLGDDSVGPWIAEAINGKKGWRGINAGTAPENFSSLLRREKPDLLVIVDATEMNLPPGEFRIIPRSLIPKLTYFSTHTLSLAFLIDALKEEIKNIIFIGIQPKAIALGCPISKEALSGAGKLLNILVSENPFDKITSL; this is encoded by the coding sequence CTGAAAAAAATCTTACTCGGCGTCGGAAATGAGCTCCTCGGAGATGACAGCGTAGGACCGTGGATTGCAGAAGCTATTAATGGCAAAAAAGGCTGGAGAGGAATAAACGCTGGGACCGCTCCTGAGAACTTCTCGTCCCTCCTAAGAAGGGAAAAACCCGATCTGCTCGTTATAGTGGATGCTACTGAGATGAACCTGCCACCAGGTGAGTTCAGAATTATACCACGCTCCCTTATACCAAAACTGACCTATTTTTCCACACATACGCTCTCGCTTGCCTTTTTAATAGACGCTCTCAAAGAGGAAATAAAAAACATCATTTTTATAGGAATACAACCCAAGGCGATTGCCTTGGGTTGCCCTATTTCTAAAGAAGCTCTCTCTGGAGCAGGGAAGCTCCTTAATATACTTGTTTCTGAAAACCCTTTCGATAAAATTACTTCACTATAA
- a CDS encoding 4Fe-4S binding protein, whose translation MATPMIVELFRQLFGGPETNLFPARYAPDSILEFLEGVEKGQIKIVPPVETPPDFRGKIVYDRDKCIGCRQCIRVCPADAIEFIPEEKKVKIYISRCCFCSQCNDICPVKCLNMSPEFLLSDYDKYSEELIVK comes from the coding sequence ATGGCTACTCCTATGATAGTTGAGCTCTTCAGGCAGCTTTTCGGAGGACCGGAGACTAATCTATTTCCGGCAAGGTATGCTCCCGATTCCATACTTGAATTTCTTGAGGGCGTTGAGAAGGGTCAGATAAAGATAGTTCCACCTGTAGAGACACCACCGGATTTCAGGGGTAAGATCGTTTATGATAGAGACAAGTGTATAGGCTGTAGACAATGTATAAGGGTATGTCCCGCGGATGCTATTGAGTTTATTCCCGAGGAGAAGAAGGTAAAGATATACATATCTCGTTGCTGCTTTTGCTCTCAGTGTAATGATATATGTCCCGTAAAGTGCCTTAATATGAGTCCAGAATTTCTGCTTTCGGATTACGACAAGTATTCAGAGGAGCTTATAGTGAAGTAA
- a CDS encoding NADH-quinone oxidoreductase subunit H, producing MIALKILLTVLLSIWVMFLGLLYKGIDRKIAARFQARYGPPIIQPFYDVIKLLQKENIVPENAVPWIFNGAPWLGLLAGVSLLFYQPMGSLPPLLGDRGDIILIIYLFTVAAIALVAGGFASGSPFATVGAQREMVLLMSYEFPLSAAIIALAWYYSKVFPSLPAFSLYTYVAHPVWSTMGVLGILGVILILITIFIVAPAELGKIPFDIAEAETEIAEGIMVEYSGRNYALFYIADGVKTLAMTALIVNLFFPWNISSALGISGVGAGIIDFIFFWLKVLALMLISITLTRVAFARLKVDQVARLYWFPLLLTSMVGLLLVVCDYLV from the coding sequence ATGATAGCTCTTAAGATTTTGTTGACGGTGCTTCTCTCTATATGGGTTATGTTCTTGGGGCTCTTATATAAAGGTATCGATAGAAAGATAGCGGCTCGCTTTCAGGCAAGGTATGGTCCTCCGATAATTCAGCCTTTCTATGATGTTATAAAACTTCTACAGAAGGAAAATATCGTGCCGGAAAACGCAGTTCCATGGATATTCAACGGCGCACCTTGGTTGGGGCTTCTTGCGGGGGTTAGCTTGCTCTTTTATCAGCCGATGGGAAGTCTTCCGCCTCTTCTGGGAGACAGAGGGGACATAATACTGATAATTTACCTCTTTACCGTTGCAGCTATCGCTCTGGTTGCAGGTGGATTTGCCTCCGGTTCTCCCTTTGCTACGGTTGGTGCTCAAAGAGAAATGGTGCTTTTGATGAGCTATGAGTTCCCTCTTTCTGCCGCTATAATAGCTCTGGCGTGGTATTACTCTAAGGTTTTCCCGAGTTTGCCTGCCTTTTCGCTTTATACCTATGTTGCGCATCCTGTGTGGTCGACTATGGGGGTTCTTGGAATACTGGGTGTGATTCTCATACTGATAACTATCTTTATAGTTGCTCCTGCTGAGCTTGGTAAAATACCGTTTGATATCGCGGAGGCTGAGACGGAAATAGCGGAAGGTATAATGGTGGAGTATTCGGGCAGAAACTATGCTCTCTTTTATATAGCTGATGGAGTCAAGACGCTTGCCATGACTGCGCTCATTGTAAATCTTTTCTTCCCTTGGAATATATCTTCTGCCCTTGGAATCTCAGGAGTTGGCGCTGGTATAATAGACTTTATTTTCTTCTGGCTTAAGGTACTGGCTCTCATGCTTATATCCATTACCTTGACCAGAGTAGCATTTGCCCGTCTAAAGGTAGATCAGGTTGCGAGACTATACTGGTTTCCTTTGCTTTTAACCAGTATGGTTGGATTGCTCCTTGTGGTTTGCGACTATCTGGTTTAG
- a CDS encoding nickel-dependent hydrogenase large subunit has protein sequence MAKASYGYNIPVGPIHPALKEPIEFQFEIDGERVKSVRIYAGQVHRGIEWMGMRRNPIQNLYLAERICGICSVTHSLALALAVERALNIEVPPRAQYIRLIVAELERIHSHLLWAGVAAHEIGFDSAFMLIWKVRENVMDILERVTGNRVNYAIVQIGGVRRDIKKEDYHEIRKCLDYYRTLSERLKFLLLEDPTVALRTRDVGVLTREEALSLCAVGPTLRASGVPKDVRQDQPYIAYADLSVRAITPDMYTGEVKGDVYDRIVVRLLEVDQSVDLIDRALTEMPEGDILYEKNLVKLLALIKRGEGEAVGRHEAPRGEDVHYVKFVPGSENLAVWKVRAPTYNNLLPWVPMFKDAEVADIPIIVASTDPCLSCLNRATFIYPSGRKEVLTHKELHELSVRKTRRLKKR, from the coding sequence ATGGCTAAAGCAAGCTATGGTTATAACATTCCGGTGGGACCCATTCATCCAGCCCTTAAGGAGCCTATAGAGTTTCAGTTTGAGATAGATGGAGAGAGGGTAAAAAGCGTTAGGATATATGCGGGGCAGGTTCATAGGGGAATAGAGTGGATGGGAATGCGTAGGAACCCTATTCAGAACCTATATCTCGCAGAAAGAATATGCGGTATCTGCTCTGTAACTCACTCCTTGGCTCTCGCTCTTGCGGTTGAGAGAGCCCTTAATATAGAGGTTCCGCCCCGTGCTCAATATATAAGACTTATAGTTGCTGAGCTTGAAAGGATTCATTCTCACCTTCTCTGGGCTGGTGTCGCTGCTCATGAGATAGGATTTGATTCTGCGTTTATGCTTATATGGAAGGTTAGAGAAAACGTCATGGATATATTGGAAAGGGTTACTGGAAACAGGGTAAATTACGCGATCGTTCAAATAGGGGGCGTTAGAAGAGACATAAAGAAGGAGGATTATCACGAGATAAGAAAATGTCTCGATTACTATAGAACGCTTTCTGAGAGGCTGAAGTTTTTACTGCTTGAGGATCCAACGGTTGCGTTAAGAACCCGAGATGTAGGAGTGTTGACAAGAGAAGAGGCTCTATCTTTGTGCGCAGTTGGTCCCACCTTAAGGGCATCTGGTGTCCCTAAGGATGTAAGACAGGATCAACCTTACATAGCCTATGCTGATCTCAGCGTGAGAGCGATAACGCCTGATATGTATACGGGAGAGGTAAAGGGCGATGTCTACGATAGAATAGTTGTGCGTTTGTTAGAGGTGGATCAGTCCGTAGATCTTATCGATAGAGCTTTAACGGAGATGCCGGAGGGCGATATACTGTACGAGAAGAATCTGGTTAAGCTTCTCGCTCTTATCAAGAGGGGAGAGGGGGAAGCGGTGGGAAGGCATGAAGCGCCTCGTGGAGAGGATGTTCACTATGTTAAGTTTGTTCCCGGCAGTGAGAATCTCGCGGTTTGGAAGGTTAGAGCTCCAACATACAATAATCTTCTTCCGTGGGTTCCTATGTTTAAAGATGCGGAGGTGGCAGATATACCCATTATAGTTGCTTCGACCGACCCGTGCCTGTCATGTTTGAATAGAGCTACCTTTATCTATCCTTCTGGCAGGAAGGAGGTTCTTACCCATAAGGAGCTTCATGAGCTAAGCGTTCGCAAAACGAGGAGGTTGAAGAAAAGATGA
- a CDS encoding NADH-quinone oxidoreductase subunit C has protein sequence MKFLEVEELLSLLRERLGDSFKNGEIRSWTSGVKKVECRELWVEIDPRALPDFVKILMELDETPHAMVASAEDLGEEIAVLYHLAIYGGDFNREIQINVRVKVPKENPRLPCISHLIPGALITEQEKEEMIGVIYEDLPERRHVFLADDFPEGIYPWRRDEKGPDSLVRKLNEVR, from the coding sequence ATGAAGTTTCTCGAAGTCGAGGAACTCCTTTCGCTTCTTAGGGAGAGACTCGGGGATAGCTTTAAAAATGGGGAGATAAGGAGCTGGACATCTGGCGTTAAGAAGGTGGAGTGTAGAGAGCTATGGGTGGAGATCGATCCCAGGGCGCTGCCAGATTTCGTCAAAATTCTTATGGAGCTCGATGAAACTCCTCATGCAATGGTCGCTTCCGCCGAAGATTTGGGAGAGGAAATAGCGGTCTTATACCATCTTGCCATATATGGTGGAGATTTCAATAGGGAGATTCAAATCAATGTTAGAGTGAAGGTTCCGAAGGAGAATCCCAGGCTTCCTTGTATCAGTCATCTTATACCTGGAGCTTTGATAACCGAGCAGGAGAAGGAGGAGATGATTGGAGTAATATACGAGGATCTGCCGGAAAGGAGACATGTATTTCTTGCGGATGACTTCCCAGAGGGCATATATCCATGGAGAAGGGACGAGAAAGGGCCCGATTCTCTCGTCAGAAAGCTGAACGAAGTGAGGTGA
- a CDS encoding NADH-quinone oxidoreductase subunit B family protein gives MINEYFHKSLWVFHFNSGSCNGCDIEILAALMPRHDLERFGIRLVGTPRHADVLLVTGPVTRKMADKLKRIYEQVPDPKVVIVIGSCGSTGGVFYESYNLLGPVDNIIPVDVYVPGCPPRPEAIIHGVVKAWVKLEKLRKGEEVAA, from the coding sequence ATGATAAATGAGTATTTTCATAAATCTTTGTGGGTCTTTCATTTCAACAGCGGATCGTGCAATGGATGCGATATAGAAATACTGGCAGCTTTAATGCCTCGCCACGATCTGGAGAGATTTGGGATAAGGCTCGTTGGAACGCCGCGGCATGCGGATGTTCTTCTCGTTACAGGTCCAGTGACGAGGAAAATGGCAGATAAGCTCAAGAGAATTTATGAACAGGTTCCGGATCCCAAGGTCGTTATAGTAATAGGTAGCTGTGGAAGCACGGGTGGCGTCTTTTACGAATCTTATAATCTGCTTGGTCCTGTGGATAACATAATTCCTGTGGACGTTTACGTTCCGGGTTGCCCTCCACGTCCCGAAGCTATAATACACGGTGTCGTTAAGGCATGGGTCAAGCTTGAGAAACTGCGCAAGGGCGAGGAGGTGGCAGCTTAA
- a CDS encoding hydrogenase codes for MTLIKTGQGFWDPIVWLVSVALAAIIVYWIWSKGRKDYRKGTEQDKPFLCGHPEPEKGEVHVRASNIYWGFVEALKGYYDPLIESHTGVLSDYVGWFIGILALVSFIILIV; via the coding sequence ATGACGCTCATAAAGACCGGTCAAGGATTTTGGGATCCTATAGTTTGGTTGGTTAGCGTAGCACTGGCAGCTATTATCGTCTACTGGATATGGAGCAAGGGTAGGAAGGATTACAGGAAGGGGACGGAGCAGGATAAGCCATTCTTGTGTGGCCATCCTGAGCCGGAGAAGGGAGAAGTTCACGTAAGAGCAAGCAATATATATTGGGGATTTGTTGAGGCGCTTAAAGGTTATTATGATCCCCTAATAGAGTCCCATACCGGTGTGCTGTCTGATTATGTTGGCTGGTTCATTGGAATACTTGCTCTCGTCAGCTTCATTATCCTGATCGTTTAG
- a CDS encoding NADH:ubiquinone oxidoreductase: MGMEHLPILVIAIPLFAAFLIPLISKLGGGRYAKEGLTVGSLIFSLIAMILLFKRVVSLGPQIYVLGAMLPSLSLPSGMKIPIRIILEVDGMSAFMALSGTIAALAGAIYSIAFLEKETGSDRYYILFLLMVVGMLGMELTGDAFNFFVFLEISSIASFALIAFRFYQAESLEASIKYMVISSLGAMFVLIAVGFLYGKYDALNFAAIAKKMSFSWADKIALALLLVSLAMKCGAVPLHMWLPDAYAEAPASVTAVLVSVSQASLYGLFRVCFSLFGVKMSTLTVGWMVIIFGVLSMFIGVTMALVQKEIKRLMAFHAISQTGYMLLGVGVGLAVLGNPIALKSYGIMAMKGGIFHIINHAMYKGLLFLTAGAIFFRAGTRDLNKLGGLAHNMPWTTVYFIIGAAAIAGLPPFNGFASKLMIYESVYRFNPLLSIIAMIVSVLTLASFVKIFQSAFLGPQLPEYKNVKEVPKSMLIGMGVLAFVVIFFGLFPDLIVKSIVDPAAKALVNQASYISKVMGGM, encoded by the coding sequence ATGGGTATGGAGCATTTACCGATACTCGTAATAGCGATCCCTCTGTTTGCGGCCTTTTTGATTCCACTGATTAGCAAGCTTGGAGGAGGAAGATATGCCAAAGAGGGTTTAACGGTTGGTTCGCTCATTTTCTCTCTAATAGCAATGATCTTGCTATTTAAGAGAGTCGTTTCTCTTGGTCCTCAGATTTATGTTCTCGGTGCGATGCTTCCTTCGCTCTCCCTTCCTTCGGGGATGAAAATACCTATTAGAATCATCCTTGAGGTTGATGGGATGAGCGCTTTCATGGCGCTTTCCGGTACGATAGCTGCTCTTGCCGGAGCGATATATTCGATAGCCTTTTTGGAGAAGGAAACTGGTTCGGATAGATATTATATTCTTTTCCTGCTTATGGTAGTTGGTATGCTTGGGATGGAGCTCACCGGTGATGCCTTTAACTTCTTTGTATTTCTTGAGATATCTTCCATAGCTTCCTTTGCTCTGATAGCTTTCAGGTTTTATCAGGCTGAGTCTCTTGAGGCTTCTATAAAGTACATGGTAATCAGTAGCTTAGGGGCTATGTTTGTTCTTATAGCGGTTGGCTTTCTTTACGGCAAATACGATGCGCTTAACTTCGCAGCTATAGCTAAAAAGATGAGTTTCTCGTGGGCAGATAAAATAGCGCTTGCTCTTCTTCTGGTTTCACTTGCGATGAAGTGTGGAGCGGTTCCGCTTCACATGTGGCTCCCCGATGCGTATGCTGAGGCTCCCGCATCAGTTACGGCTGTTTTGGTTAGCGTTAGTCAGGCAAGTCTCTACGGTCTTTTCAGGGTTTGCTTCAGCTTATTTGGCGTTAAAATGTCAACTCTGACCGTTGGATGGATGGTCATAATTTTCGGGGTTTTATCTATGTTCATAGGAGTTACTATGGCTCTCGTTCAAAAGGAGATAAAGAGATTGATGGCGTTCCACGCTATCTCTCAGACGGGATACATGCTTCTCGGTGTGGGAGTGGGACTTGCAGTTCTTGGAAATCCCATAGCGCTAAAAAGCTATGGGATTATGGCTATGAAAGGTGGAATCTTTCACATAATAAATCATGCTATGTATAAGGGACTGCTCTTTTTAACCGCAGGAGCCATATTCTTCAGGGCAGGAACGAGAGATTTAAATAAGCTTGGGGGCTTGGCTCATAACATGCCGTGGACTACCGTGTACTTTATAATTGGAGCTGCTGCCATAGCAGGGTTACCCCCATTTAATGGATTTGCCTCCAAGCTTATGATATATGAGTCGGTTTACAGGTTTAACCCACTGCTTTCCATTATCGCCATGATAGTCAGCGTTCTTACTCTCGCTTCGTTCGTTAAGATATTCCAGAGCGCTTTTCTGGGACCTCAGCTACCTGAGTATAAGAATGTTAAGGAAGTGCCCAAGAGCATGTTAATCGGTATGGGAGTTTTGGCGTTTGTGGTTATCTTCTTCGGATTATTCCCCGATCTTATTGTCAAAAGCATAGTCGATCCAGCTGCAAAGGCGCTTGTGAATCAGGCATCTTATATATCTAAAGTAATGGGAGGGATGTAA
- a CDS encoding NADH-quinone oxidoreductase subunit K, which produces MLGLGLYAILFNRNLIKIAIGLTIVESAVNLFLITLGYVKGAVAPIYTMAPAGKKMVLPTPQALTLTAIVIGLATTALLLSLIIMAYKHYGTLDVREMRRLRG; this is translated from the coding sequence ATGTTGGGGCTGGGCTTATACGCGATCCTGTTTAATAGGAATCTCATAAAGATCGCCATAGGCCTCACGATAGTTGAGTCTGCGGTTAACCTTTTTCTAATTACACTGGGATATGTTAAGGGAGCGGTAGCTCCGATATATACCATGGCTCCAGCGGGCAAGAAGATGGTTCTCCCAACTCCTCAAGCTTTGACCCTAACTGCCATAGTTATAGGTCTTGCTACCACTGCACTTTTACTCAGTCTTATCATTATGGCTTACAAACATTATGGGACTTTGGATGTTAGGGAAATGAGGAGACTGAGAGGGTGA
- a CDS encoding sodium:proton antiporter — protein sequence MSKIVRTITALIFWGVLVFGFYVVIHGHLTPGGGFQGGAVIASSTALFLIAFSKEEFLRKYKEKLLSVIESSGLLLFISLAFLGIAATFFYNFLANSGGIFGNPVPPGINNGDINTAGTLPPMNVAVGLEVFGGISLILFFMFLGIYLKIVRRESEVHKE from the coding sequence ATGTCGAAGATAGTTAGAACCATAACTGCACTTATATTCTGGGGAGTTCTGGTCTTTGGATTTTATGTGGTCATACACGGGCATCTAACCCCTGGCGGAGGATTTCAGGGAGGAGCGGTTATAGCCTCCTCAACGGCGCTATTCTTAATTGCTTTTTCAAAGGAAGAATTCCTACGCAAGTACAAAGAAAAGCTTCTCTCCGTTATAGAGAGTAGCGGGTTATTGCTCTTCATATCCCTTGCCTTTCTTGGTATAGCTGCAACTTTCTTCTACAACTTTCTCGCCAATTCTGGAGGGATATTCGGAAATCCCGTCCCTCCTGGCATAAACAACGGGGATATAAATACTGCGGGGACGCTTCCTCCTATGAATGTGGCGGTTGGTCTCGAGGTTTTTGGAGGAATAAGCCTGATTCTCTTCTTTATGTTTCTTGGTATCTATCTCAAGATCGTTAGAAGGGAAAGCGAGGTGCATAAAGAGTGA
- a CDS encoding DUF4040 domain-containing protein: protein MEYWAHFFTLLALVLAAYLAVFLRSLIGSVIALAAMSLILSLEFYLLQAPDVAIAEAGIGAGLTTAIFIFALRGVRRD from the coding sequence ATGGAATACTGGGCTCATTTCTTCACCTTGCTTGCTTTAGTTTTAGCCGCTTATCTCGCGGTTTTCCTGAGGAGCCTCATCGGCTCTGTTATAGCGCTTGCCGCCATGAGCCTTATCCTGTCGCTCGAGTTTTATCTCCTTCAGGCACCCGACGTTGCCATAGCGGAAGCTGGCATAGGAGCAGGGTTGACCACAGCCATATTCATATTCGCGCTGAGAGGGGTTAGGAGGGATTGA
- a CDS encoding monovalent cation/H(+) antiporter subunit G, with product MVGLIILFLIIGVAFNCLGAIALFRFPDVYTRLHGATKTTTFGSIFTSLGVIVYGFTKWAVSGEARFGVLAIHAIVALVALLLTNPTGAHAIARAAHRSGVMPKRAVVDRLAEKEGKW from the coding sequence ATGGTTGGACTTATAATTCTATTTCTTATCATTGGTGTTGCCTTTAACTGCCTCGGTGCTATTGCTCTCTTTCGCTTTCCGGATGTGTATACCCGTCTTCATGGAGCCACTAAAACGACGACTTTTGGGTCCATATTTACCTCGCTTGGAGTTATAGTTTACGGATTTACAAAGTGGGCAGTTTCCGGTGAGGCGAGGTTTGGCGTCCTTGCCATTCATGCTATCGTTGCTCTTGTAGCTCTCCTTTTAACCAATCCCACTGGTGCACATGCTATAGCAAGGGCTGCTCACAGAAGCGGGGTTATGCCTAAGAGAGCCGTGGTTGATAGGTTAGCCGAAAAAGAAGGGAAGTGGTGA
- a CDS encoding cation:proton antiporter: MMEMTSWFMAVGVLLVIFGFFALGRSALGPTIPDRVVGLDTLNTYVVAAMIVFGAAFDEVIYVDIAIVYALLSFITTLFIARYIERGL, from the coding sequence ATGATGGAGATGACAAGCTGGTTTATGGCTGTAGGCGTTTTGTTGGTTATCTTTGGGTTCTTTGCGCTGGGAAGATCAGCTCTGGGACCTACCATTCCCGATAGGGTTGTAGGGCTGGACACGCTTAATACCTACGTTGTTGCTGCTATGATAGTGTTTGGAGCTGCGTTTGACGAGGTTATATATGTGGATATAGCGATAGTTTATGCCCTTCTGTCATTTATAACTACGCTGTTTATCGCTCGCTATATTGAAAGGGGGTTATAA
- a CDS encoding Na+/H+ antiporter subunit E translates to MKKVGAYVAVTILSYLFYLVLTAGGGDVGLWSVKELVIGLPVAVIAGLAGSRVFGEYVPASLLNPYKWGLFIYYVCVPFFTAMAKANIDVAMRVITGEINPGIVKIKTGLKKDMALTLLANSITLTPGTLSVDVDEKENELYVHWIDVKTTTPEPKDVCGTFPKWARRIVE, encoded by the coding sequence ATGAAAAAGGTGGGAGCTTATGTCGCAGTAACAATTTTATCATATCTGTTTTATTTAGTTTTAACAGCTGGTGGCGGGGACGTTGGACTTTGGAGCGTCAAGGAGCTGGTTATAGGGCTTCCGGTCGCAGTGATAGCTGGTTTGGCTGGAAGCAGGGTTTTTGGCGAATATGTTCCCGCATCCTTGTTAAATCCCTATAAGTGGGGTTTATTTATTTATTATGTCTGCGTGCCGTTTTTTACCGCAATGGCAAAGGCGAACATAGATGTCGCGATGAGGGTTATAACGGGAGAGATAAACCCGGGGATAGTCAAAATTAAAACGGGATTGAAGAAGGATATGGCTCTTACTCTTTTAGCTAATTCCATAACTTTAACTCCGGGTACGTTGAGCGTTGACGTTGATGAAAAGGAGAACGAGCTTTACGTCCACTGGATTGATGTTAAGACCACCACGCCGGAACCTAAGGATGTTTGCGGAACATTTCCCAAGTGGGCAAGGAGGATTGTGGAATGA
- a CDS encoding PhzF family phenazine biosynthesis protein: MGRVFFIVDVFARGKYSGNQLAVFLNAGDLSDDEMGLIAREMNYSETTFITSDEEKNGGYDVRIFTPEAEVPFAGHPTLGTAYIIREEIIGKAVREVKLNLKVGQIPVVFGETGGEEVLWMRQKPPIFGEIIERAVISDVLGIGESDIDEKFPVQEVSTGLPFIIVPLKSLGALKRIRINLDKLYKLIEKLDAKLILAFCPEARERESDLSVRVFAHYYGVSEDPATGSGNGCLAGYLCKYRYFGSDEIDLRVGQGHEVKRPSLIYLKARKNGEKIDIFVGGKVVKIAKGVFI, from the coding sequence ATGGGAAGAGTCTTCTTCATAGTGGATGTTTTCGCACGTGGAAAATATTCGGGCAATCAGCTTGCGGTTTTTCTTAATGCAGGGGATCTTTCCGATGACGAGATGGGACTTATCGCAAGGGAGATGAACTATTCAGAGACGACTTTTATCACCTCAGACGAGGAGAAAAACGGTGGCTATGATGTTAGAATTTTCACTCCCGAGGCGGAAGTTCCGTTTGCTGGACACCCTACGCTCGGGACTGCTTACATTATAAGGGAAGAAATCATAGGGAAAGCGGTTAGGGAAGTAAAGCTTAACTTAAAAGTTGGGCAGATACCGGTTGTGTTCGGGGAAACGGGGGGAGAAGAAGTTCTCTGGATGAGGCAGAAACCACCGATCTTCGGTGAGATAATTGAGCGTGCGGTTATTTCAGATGTGCTTGGAATAGGTGAGAGCGACATAGATGAAAAGTTTCCTGTTCAGGAAGTTTCAACTGGTTTGCCATTTATAATCGTTCCTCTGAAAAGCTTGGGTGCCTTGAAGAGGATAAGGATAAATTTGGATAAGCTTTATAAGCTTATAGAAAAACTTGACGCTAAGCTGATATTGGCCTTTTGTCCAGAGGCGAGAGAAAGAGAAAGCGACCTGAGCGTTCGAGTTTTCGCTCACTATTATGGTGTCTCCGAAGATCCCGCAACGGGCAGTGGAAATGGTTGCCTTGCGGGTTATTTATGTAAATATCGCTATTTTGGCAGCGATGAGATAGATCTTAGGGTTGGACAGGGGCACGAAGTGAAAAGGCCGTCGCTGATTTATCTAAAAGCGAGGAAGAATGGTGAAAAAATAGATATATTTGTTGGAGGCAAGGTAGTAAAGATTGCTAAAGGTGTTTTCATATAA
- a CDS encoding ABC transporter ATP-binding protein: MVKVILKEVTKRFGKTLAVDRVSLEIERGEFVVLLGPSGCGKTTLLRCISGLEEVTSGKIFFDNRDVTDLPPKDRNISMVFQNYAVWPHLTVRENISFPLKIKKVEESEIDKKVKWASELLNISELLERYPHQLSGGQRQRVAVARAIVVEPSVLLMDEPLSNLDALLRVKMRSEIKKLQEGLKVTTIYVTHDQVEAMTMGDRIAVLRDGRLQQIGTSEEIYHRPANLFVAGFIGSPQMNFISVGLVNENDELFIIADGLRVPVPTDRKGELLESGEESLIFGIRPEHIYLREEKNSVPFDAEVYFVEALRSDTVVHANASFGKIVIKLPGDVPLREGERVKFFIDVERIHLFSRKTERAFF, translated from the coding sequence ATGGTCAAGGTTATACTTAAAGAGGTTACTAAGAGGTTTGGCAAGACCCTTGCGGTTGATAGAGTCAGCTTGGAGATAGAGAGGGGAGAATTTGTCGTTCTTCTCGGTCCATCGGGGTGTGGGAAGACCACACTTTTAAGATGCATATCTGGGCTTGAAGAGGTTACATCTGGCAAAATATTCTTCGATAACAGGGATGTTACTGATCTTCCTCCGAAGGATAGAAATATATCCATGGTTTTTCAAAACTATGCGGTGTGGCCTCATCTTACCGTGAGGGAGAATATTTCCTTTCCTCTTAAAATAAAGAAGGTGGAAGAAAGCGAGATAGATAAGAAGGTCAAATGGGCTTCCGAGCTACTTAATATCTCAGAGCTCCTCGAGAGATATCCTCATCAGCTTTCTGGAGGACAACGCCAGAGAGTAGCAGTTGCGAGAGCCATAGTGGTGGAGCCCAGCGTATTGCTTATGGACGAACCTCTCTCGAATTTAGATGCGCTTTTAAGAGTTAAAATGAGAAGCGAGATAAAGAAACTTCAGGAGGGGTTAAAGGTAACCACTATATATGTAACCCATGATCAGGTCGAAGCTATGACTATGGGAGACAGGATAGCGGTCTTAAGGGATGGAAGGTTGCAGCAGATAGGCACCTCGGAGGAAATATATCATCGTCCTGCTAATCTTTTCGTTGCTGGCTTTATAGGTTCTCCACAGATGAACTTCATAAGTGTAGGCTTAGTTAATGAGAATGATGAACTCTTTATAATTGCTGATGGGCTTAGAGTACCAGTTCCTACGGATCGAAAGGGGGAGCTTTTAGAGAGCGGGGAGGAGAGCTTGATCTTCGGGATAAGGCCTGAGCATATATATCTCAGGGAGGAGAAAAATAGCGTTCCTTTTGACGCTGAGGTTTATTTTGTTGAGGCTTTAAGATCCGATACGGTCGTTCATGCGAACGCTTCTTTCGGGAAAATTGTTATAAAACTTCCTGGAGATGTTCCATTGAGGGAAGGGGAACGGGTGAAGTTCTTCATAGATGTTGAGAGAATACATCTTTTCAGTAGAAAGACTGAAAGGGCTTTCTTTTAA